In the genome of Enterococcus hirae ATCC 9790, one region contains:
- the bsh gene encoding choloylglycine hydrolase, with product MCTSITYVTSDHYFGRNFDYEISYNEVVTVTPRNYKLNFRKVNGLDTHYAMIGIAAGIADYPLYYDATNEKGLSMAGLNFSGYADYKEIQEGKDNVSPFEFIPWILGQCSTVGEAKKLLKNINLANINYSDELPLSPLHWLLADKEKSIVIESMKDGLHIYDNPVGVLTNNPSFDYQLFNLNNYRVLSSETPKNNFSNQISLNAYSRGMGGIGLPGDLSSVSRFVKATFTKLNSVSGDSESESISQFFHILGSVEQQKGLCDVGDGKYEYTIYSSCCNVDKGIYYYRTYEDSQITAIDMNKEDLDSHKLISYPIIEKQQIKYIN from the coding sequence ATGTGTACGTCTATTACTTATGTAACAAGTGATCATTATTTTGGAAGGAATTTTGATTATGAAATATCTTACAATGAAGTAGTCACTGTTACTCCAAGAAATTATAAGTTGAATTTTCGAAAGGTAAATGGTTTGGATACTCATTATGCAATGATTGGTATTGCCGCTGGTATAGCTGACTACCCTCTTTATTACGATGCGACAAATGAAAAAGGATTGAGTATGGCTGGGCTAAATTTTTCTGGGTATGCTGATTATAAAGAAATACAAGAAGGGAAAGACAATGTATCTCCTTTTGAATTTATTCCTTGGATTTTAGGACAATGCTCAACAGTAGGAGAAGCTAAAAAATTGTTAAAAAATATCAATTTAGCAAATATAAATTATAGTGATGAACTTCCTTTATCCCCTTTACATTGGCTATTAGCTGATAAAGAAAAGTCAATTGTCATTGAAAGTATGAAAGATGGACTTCATATATATGATAACCCTGTGGGCGTTCTTACCAATAATCCTTCATTTGACTATCAATTATTTAATTTAAACAATTATCGTGTCTTATCGAGTGAAACTCCTAAAAATAATTTTTCAAATCAAATAAGTTTGAATGCCTATAGCCGCGGTATGGGAGGGATAGGCTTGCCTGGAGATTTATCCTCAGTATCTCGTTTTGTTAAAGCGACTTTTACGAAGCTGAATTCTGTATCTGGAGATTCAGAGTCAGAAAGTATTAGTCAATTTTTCCATATCTTAGGTTCAGTAGAACAACAAAAAGGTTTGTGTGATGTTGGTGATGGAAAATATGAATATACAATTTATTCTTCTTGTTGCAATGTTGACAAAGGAATCTATTATTATCGAACATATGAAGACAGTCAAATTACTGCAATTGATATGAATAAAGAAGACTTAGATAGTCATAAGTTAATTAGTTATCCAATTATAGAAAAACAACAAATTAAATATATAAATTAG